The following coding sequences are from one Eucalyptus grandis isolate ANBG69807.140 chromosome 11, ASM1654582v1, whole genome shotgun sequence window:
- the LOC104426493 gene encoding uncharacterized protein LOC104426493, producing the protein MSSFPNSTAGFDNLLLQTLISRLQIRPPPPHLLFDAVNNLSDLDGDEDDDEDGDGYGADESDPGRSRLAREEARLEREIVKVVLSGKTDSLKPNSGQAVTIGEHHICVGFHEETGSDYRVWEWHGHIMLFDDENGYSPEYIYGNYFERLKSKAREVKEEEEEEEEEEEEVEEKKEEKVGNLGLRELIDGSDSGGGRILHRHLNGALPGFNKAHPDIAEK; encoded by the exons ATGAGCTCCTTCCCCAACTCCACCGCCGGCTTCGACAACCTCCTCCTCCAAACCCTAATCAGCCGCCTCCAAATCCGCccccctcctccgc ACCTCCTCTTCGACGCCGTCAACAACCTCTCCGACCTCGACGGcgacgaggacgacgacgaggaCGGCGACGGTTACGGCGCCGACGAGTCCGATCCCGGCCGGTCCCGGCTCGCGAGGGAGGAGGCCAGGCTCGAGAGGGAGATCGTCAAGGTCGTCCTCTCCGGGAAGACCGACTCGCTCAAGCCCAACTCGGGCCAGGCCGTCACGATCGGCGAGCACCATATCTGCGTCGGGTTCCACGAGGAGACCGGCTCGGATTACCGCGTGTGGGAGTGGCACGGGCACATCATGCTGTTCGACGACGAGAACGGGTACTCACCGGAGTACATATACGGGAATTACTTCGAGAGGTTGAAGAGTAAGGCGCGCGAAgtcaaggaggaggaggaggaggaggaggaggaggaggaagaggtggaggagaagaaggaggagaaggtggGGAATTTGGGGTTGAGGGAGTTGATCGACGGGAGTGATTCCGGCGGTGGTCGGATTCTTCACAGGCACTTGAACGGGGCTTTACCAG
- the LOC104426494 gene encoding soluble inorganic pyrophosphatase 4 — protein MNRQALLSSLAMNGSSRQERVVTDDDVRRKRTGYLSCLLIAMDFWESWSHDGTPPPNSKTNIRIPVFSPNPVFKKCPSVASEREHNKQSRAHAQGTTSTSTSTSTSFLLRERERERTRRYRCSAPPSRRRRRRRRRRRSRWNSRPLQRWHHPALAENVQKGTNAHHAPHPPLNERILSSMSRRSVAAHPWHDLEIGPGAPTVFNCVIEISKGSKVKYELDKKTGLIKVDRILYSSVVYPHNYGFIPRTLCEDNDPLDVLIIMQEPVLPGCFLRAKAIGLMPMIDQGEKDDKIIAVCADDPEYRHYNDIKDLPPHRLAEIRRFFEDYKKNENKEVAVNDFLPASAAFEAVQHSMNLYADYIVESLRR, from the exons ATGAACAGACAAGCACTTCTTTCTTCCTTGGCAATGAATGGATCGAGCAGACAAGAGAGGGTGGTGACAGATGACGACGTACGCAGGAAAAGAACGGGTTATCTTTCCTGTTTGCTCATTGCCATGGACTTTTGGGAAAG CTGGAGCCACGACGGCACCCCTCCCCCCAACTCCAAAACGAATATCCGGATTCCCGTTTTTTCCCCCAATCCGGTCTTTAAAAAGTGCCCGTCTGTCGCCTCAGAGCGGGAACATAACAAACAGAGCAGGGCACACGCACAAGGCACcacaagcacaagcacaagcacaagcacaagcttcctcctgagagagagagagagagaaagaacgcGTCGTTACAGGTGCTCGGCTCCTCCTTCGAGAAgaaggcgaagaagaagaagaagaagaag GTCCCGCTGGAACTCGAGACCGTTACAG AGATGGCACCACCCAGCATTAGCTGAGAATGTGCAGAAGGGTACCAATGCTCATCATGCACCGCATCCACCTCTTAATGAAAGGATCCTTTCATCCATGTCTCGGAGATCTGTTGCTGCACACCCTTGGCATGATCTTGAGATAG GTCCTGGAGCTCCAACCGTTTTCAACTGT GTGATTGAAATTAGTAAAGGAAGCAAGGTGAAATATGAACTTGACAAGAAGACTGGACTGATCAAG GTTGACCGCATACTTTACTCGTCAGTTGTGTATCCCCACAACTATGGTTTCATTCCCCGCACTCTTTGTGAGGACAATGACCCGTTAGATGTCCTAATCATCATGCAG GAGCCTGTTCTTCCTGGATGCTTTCTTCGGGCTAAAGCTATAGGCCTCATGCCTATGATTGATCAG GGTGAGAAAGATGACAAGATAATTGCTGTCTGTGCCGACGATCCTGAGTACCGACACTATAATGATATTAAGGATCTCCCTCCTCATCGTTTGGCTGAAATCCGTCGCTTCTTTGAAGATT acaagaaaaatgagaataaGGAGGTTGCAGTGAATGATTTTCTTCCTGCCTCAGCTGCCTTTGAAGCAGTCCAGCACTCCAT GAACCTCTATGCCGACTACATTGTGGAGAGCTTGAGGCGGTAG